From the genome of Monomorium pharaonis isolate MP-MQ-018 chromosome 2, ASM1337386v2, whole genome shotgun sequence, one region includes:
- the LOC105831376 gene encoding ankyrin repeat and MYND domain-containing protein 2, whose protein sequence is MAPTTEDVVDFQKEIFEKISKNEVCELKTLLAQKKVKMDFVDENGMSPLQHACYKGNKEIVQLLLDQGADVNACQHEHAYTALHFAALSGNAELCHLLMSHGARLTATNSVGRTAAQMAAFVGNHNCVATINNFIPKADIDYYIKPQGLQTEPMLPPHLADYFHKFIMHVNVNPVRVCMNLQRLPALLENATKVQKVLESMRHKEMTRGAEVNEVMAFKYHYLSCVVTEVVKCQKRQEALKAEKGSEKGNEEGEEKKSDTVELLIRRFLKCNKNDGLPEYQEAFLRESVREFPFRESTIFRQMVATLASTDPPSAASVISAAINGQRGFCDNAQTCVTCGEDKATKKCSKCKAVQYCDRECQRLHWFMHKKACARLGQQPSTNNGKLTDVDKEQISNAVGSRLQNLAVQ, encoded by the exons ATGGCGCCTACTACAGAAGATGTTGTGGACTTTCAGAAAGagatttttgagaaaatcaGCAAGAATGAAGTATGCGAGCTCAAGACGTTGTTGGCGCAGAAGAAGGTCAAAATGGATTTTGTCGATGAGAACGGCATGAGCCCGCTCCAACACGCCTGTTACAAGGGAAACAAGGAAATCGTGCAACTACTCCTCGATCAA GGTGCTGATGTAAACGCGTGTCAACACGAACACGCATATACCGCTCTTCATTTCGCTGCTTTAAGCGGAAATGCTGAACTATGTCACCTTCTGATGTCGCACGGAGCACGCTTGACGGCAACAAACAGCGTGGGTAGAACGGCTGCGCAAATGGCAGCGTTTGTGGGAAATCACAATTGCGTGGCGACTATCAACAACTTTATTCCGAAGGCTGACATAGATTATTACATTAAGCCACAGGGCTTACAGACCGAGCCCATGCTACCGCCACATCTAGCAGATTACttccataaatttataatgcacGTTAACGTGAATCCTGTACGTGTATGCATGAATCTGCAAAGACTCCCTGCACTTCTGGAGAATGCAACAAAA GTACAAAAAGTATTAGAATCCATGCGCCATAAAGAAATGACGCGAGGTGCAGAAGTAAATGAGGTAATGGCTTTCAAATACCATTACCTCAGTTGTGTTGTGACCGAGGTGGTGAAATGTCAAAAGCGTCAAGAAGCTTTGAAGGCAGAAAAAGGGAGCGAGAAAGGGAATGAGGAAGGTGAAGAAAAGAAGTCTGATACTGTGGAACTGTTGATACGAAGGTTTCTAAAATGCAACAAGAACGATGGTCTACCGGAGTATCAAGAGGCATTTTTGCGGGAATCCGTAAGAGAGTTTCCGTTCCGAGAGAGCACGATCTTCCGCCAGATGGTGGCTACGTTGGCGAGCACGGATCCGCCGTCTGCAGCTTCCGTAATCTCGGCTGCGATTAATGGGCAGCGAGGCTTCTGTGACAACGCTCAGACTTGCGTGACATGTGGCGAGGACAAAGCCACAAAAAAATGCAGCAAATGTAAAGCAGTTCAGTACTGTGATAGAGAATGTCAGAGATTACATTGGTTCATGCACAAAAAGGCGTGCGCTAGATTGGGTCAGCAACCCTCAACGAACAACGGAAAACTCACGGATGTAGATAAGGAGCAGATCAGTAACGCTGTCGGCTCCAGGCTGCAAAACTTAGCCGttcaataa
- the LOC105831363 gene encoding tubulin-folding cofactor B: MSSCSVITADFVNLSITNSGQESHWMERRFQKNITIDEFKGKLELLTGGNPATMIVEAYDKNDKLVCRLEEGQRLLGSYPIDDGMRIHVTDNFSCTVEDLSHVKKFEISEEEYAKKTDTVKAFLEKNKLGKYNEEEMKKRAEEKKLEEEAEEHLASLCKVGDRCEVSVPNQPKRRATILYVGKTDFKEGWWIGVKYDEPLGKNDGSVGGKRYFECAQKYGGFVKPAHVKVGDFPEEDFNLDEEL; encoded by the exons atgaGTTCATGTAGCGTGATCACAGCCGACTTTGTGAATTTATCAATCACAAATTCTGGTCAGGAGTCACATTGGATGGAGCGTCGATTTCAAAAGAATATAACTATCGATGAATTTAAG GGCAAACTGGAGCTTCTTACTGGTGGTAATCCAGCTACGATGATCGTTGAAGCTTATGATAAAAACGACAAGCTTGTTTGCAGATTGGAAGAAGGACAGCGCCTTTTGGGATCATATCCAATCGACGATGGAATGAGGATACAT GTTACtgataatttttcatgtaCCGTAGAAGATTTAAGTCATGTGAAAAAGTTTGAGATATCTGAGGAGGAATATGCTAAAAAGACAG ATACTGTTAAGGCATTCTTGGAAAAGAATAAGTTAGGAAAATACAATGAGGAAGAGATGAAAAAAAGAGCAGAGGAGAAAAAATTAGAGGAAGAAGCGGAGGAACACTTAGCTAGTTTGTGCAAGGTTGGAGACCGCTGCGAAGTATCGGTTCCAAATCAGCCAAAGCGAAGAGCTACTATCTTATATGTTG GTAAAACCGATTTTAAAGAAGGTTGGTGGATTGGTGTTAAATACGATGAGCCTCTTGGTAAGAATGATGGaag TGTTGGTGGTAAAAGATATTTCGAATGTGCCCAGAAGTATGGTGGATTTGTGAAGCCAGCACATGTAAAAGTTGGAGATTTTCCTGAGGAAGATTTCAATCTGGACGAGGAACTGTAA
- the LOC105832387 gene encoding sodium-dependent dopamine transporter isoform X2, with product MSSTVVKNAAKGVNGGDGRETWSGKLDFLLSVIGFAVDLANVWRFPYLCYKNGGGAFLVPYCIMLVVGGIPLFYMELALGQFNRKGAITCWGRLVPLFKGIGYAVVLIAFYVDFYYNVIIAWSLRYFFASFATMLPWTSCDNNWNTPLCREFDPNISYALEEMTSEMNENFGNTTRLLDDLGSDAVAQSTADNHTSAAHEYFNRAILELHQSEGLHDLGAIKWDIALCLLVVYLVCYFSLWKGISTSGKVVWFTALFPYAVLLILLIRGVTLPGSTEGIRYYLSPNFNVITKAEVWVDAATQVFFSLGPGFGVLLAYASYNKYHNNVYKDALLTSLINSATSFVAGFVIFSVLGYMARASGKSIQDVATEGPGLVFIVYPAAIATMPGSTFWALIFFMMLLTLGLDSSFGGSEAIITALSDEFPIIGNNREVFVACLFTLYFLVGLASCSQGGFYFFHLLDRYAAGYSMLFAVLAETIAVSWIYGTDRFCADIKDMIGFRPGIYWRVCWKFVAPLFLMFIIVYGLMGYEPLSYEGYVYPVWANILGWLIACSSIIMIPGMAVYKISSTPGSFVQRLKILTTPWRDTQHQRNDLSSVANGAIRRSFLAEQDFEITKDHALTKEQTENTTTRL from the exons GTGCATTTCTGGTTCCCTACTGCATTATGTTGGTGGTCGGCGGTATTCCTCTGTTTTACATGGAACTCGCTCTCGGTCAATTCAACAGGAAGGGTGCTATCACTTGTTGGGGTCGATTGGTACCACTTTTCAAAG GTATCGGATACGCAGTCGTCCTAATCGCGTTTTACGTTGATTTCTACTATAATGTTATTATCGCTTGGTCACTTCGCTATTTCTTCGCCTCGTTCGCCACGATGCTACCGTGGACCTCCTGTGACAACAATTGGAACACGCCGCTGTGCCGTGAATTTGACCCGAATATTTCGTACGCGCTGGAGGAAATGACCAGCGAGATGAATGAGAATTTTGGAAACACGACCCGGCTTCTGGACGATTTAGGATCGGATGCCGTAGCTCAGAGTACAGCGGATAATCATACAAGTGCTGCGCATGAATACTTTAA TCGCGCTATTCTAGAGCTGCATCAAAGCGAAGGCTTACACGATCTTGGTGCCATTAAGTGGGACATCGCGCTATGCTTGCTCGTGGTCTATCTGGTCTGCTACTTTTCCTTGTGGAAGGGCATTTCGACTTCCGGCAAG GTAGTCTGGTTTACTGCTCTTTTTCCTTACGCAGTCCTGCTGATTTTGCTGATAAGAGGTGTCACTTTGCCGGGCAGTACCGAGGGAATTCGTTATTATCTCAGTCCAAATTTCAATGTTATCACAAAAGCAGAG GTTTGGGTGGACGCGGCGACGCAAGTATTTTTCTCCCTGGGCCCGGGATTCGGAGTGTTGTTGGCTTACGCGAGTTACAACAAGTATCACAACAACGTTTACAA GGATGCCCTGCTGACGAGCTTAATCAACAGCGCGACGTCCTTTGTTGCTGGATTCGTCATATTTTCGGTGCTCGGTTACATGGCGCGTGCCAGCGGCAAGTCCATCCAGGACGTCGCGACGGAAGGACCCGGTCTGGTCTTCATCGTCTATCCGGCGGCCATCGCTACAATGCCCGGCTCAACATTCTGGGCGCTTATCTTTTTCATGATGCTGCTCACACTCGGTTTGGACAGCTCA ttCGGAGGTTCGGAGGCAATTATAACGGCACTCAGCGATGAGTTTCCAATAATCGGCAATAATCGTGAGGTCTTCGTGGCATGCTTGTTCACTCTATACTTTCTGGTCGGACTGGCTTCTTGCTCACAG ggAGGGTTTTACTTTTTCCACTTATTGGATCGATACGCGGCCGGATACTCGATGCTGTTCGCCGTTCTGGCAGAAACAATTGCGGTCAGCTGGATCTATGGAACGGACCGATTTTGTGCCGATATCAAAGACATGATCGGCTTCCGACCGGGCATCTACTGGCGAGTATGCTGGAAATTTGTAGCACCATTGTTTCTTATG ttTATTATCGTCTATGGTCTAATGGGTTATGAACCACTATCGTATGAGGGCTACGTTTATCCAGTTTGGGCAAATATATTAGGTTGGCTGATCGCATGTTCTTCTATCATCATGATCCCAGGTATGGCGGTCTACAAAATCAGCAGTACACCCGGATCTTTTGTTCAA AGGTTGAAGATTCTGACGACACCATGGCGGGACACGCAGCATCAGAGAAACGATCTATCCTCGGTGGCGAACGGCGCGATTCGTCGAAGTTTCCTGGCCGAGCAAGACTTCGAAATCACCAAGGATCACGCGTTAACTAAGGAACAGACGGAG AATACTACTACTCGACTGTAG
- the LOC105832387 gene encoding sodium-dependent dopamine transporter isoform X1, producing the protein MSSTVVKNAAKGVNGGDGRETWSGKLDFLLSVIGFAVDLANVWRFPYLCYKNGGGAFLVPYCIMLVVGGIPLFYMELALGQFNRKGAITCWGRLVPLFKGIGYAVVLIAFYVDFYYNVIIAWSLRYFFASFATMLPWTSCDNNWNTPLCREFDPNISYALEEMTSEMNENFGNTTRLLDDLGSDAVAQSTADNHTSAAHEYFNRAILELHQSEGLHDLGAIKWDIALCLLVVYLVCYFSLWKGISTSGKVVWFTALFPYAVLLILLIRGVTLPGSTEGIRYYLSPNFNVITKAEVWVDAATQVFFSLGPGFGVLLAYASYNKYHNNVYKDALLTSLINSATSFVAGFVIFSVLGYMARASGKSIQDVATEGPGLVFIVYPAAIATMPGSTFWALIFFMMLLTLGLDSSFGGSEAIITALSDEFPIIGNNREVFVACLFTLYFLVGLASCSQGGFYFFHLLDRYAAGYSMLFAVLAETIAVSWIYGTDRFCADIKDMIGFRPGIYWRVCWKFVAPLFLMFIIVYGLMGYEPLSYEGYVYPVWANILGWLIACSSIIMIPGMAVYKISSTPGSFVQRLKILTTPWRDTQHQRNDLSSVANGAIRRSFLAEQDFEITKDHALTKEQTEVMIQSRGGVKGNDPPPEPV; encoded by the exons GTGCATTTCTGGTTCCCTACTGCATTATGTTGGTGGTCGGCGGTATTCCTCTGTTTTACATGGAACTCGCTCTCGGTCAATTCAACAGGAAGGGTGCTATCACTTGTTGGGGTCGATTGGTACCACTTTTCAAAG GTATCGGATACGCAGTCGTCCTAATCGCGTTTTACGTTGATTTCTACTATAATGTTATTATCGCTTGGTCACTTCGCTATTTCTTCGCCTCGTTCGCCACGATGCTACCGTGGACCTCCTGTGACAACAATTGGAACACGCCGCTGTGCCGTGAATTTGACCCGAATATTTCGTACGCGCTGGAGGAAATGACCAGCGAGATGAATGAGAATTTTGGAAACACGACCCGGCTTCTGGACGATTTAGGATCGGATGCCGTAGCTCAGAGTACAGCGGATAATCATACAAGTGCTGCGCATGAATACTTTAA TCGCGCTATTCTAGAGCTGCATCAAAGCGAAGGCTTACACGATCTTGGTGCCATTAAGTGGGACATCGCGCTATGCTTGCTCGTGGTCTATCTGGTCTGCTACTTTTCCTTGTGGAAGGGCATTTCGACTTCCGGCAAG GTAGTCTGGTTTACTGCTCTTTTTCCTTACGCAGTCCTGCTGATTTTGCTGATAAGAGGTGTCACTTTGCCGGGCAGTACCGAGGGAATTCGTTATTATCTCAGTCCAAATTTCAATGTTATCACAAAAGCAGAG GTTTGGGTGGACGCGGCGACGCAAGTATTTTTCTCCCTGGGCCCGGGATTCGGAGTGTTGTTGGCTTACGCGAGTTACAACAAGTATCACAACAACGTTTACAA GGATGCCCTGCTGACGAGCTTAATCAACAGCGCGACGTCCTTTGTTGCTGGATTCGTCATATTTTCGGTGCTCGGTTACATGGCGCGTGCCAGCGGCAAGTCCATCCAGGACGTCGCGACGGAAGGACCCGGTCTGGTCTTCATCGTCTATCCGGCGGCCATCGCTACAATGCCCGGCTCAACATTCTGGGCGCTTATCTTTTTCATGATGCTGCTCACACTCGGTTTGGACAGCTCA ttCGGAGGTTCGGAGGCAATTATAACGGCACTCAGCGATGAGTTTCCAATAATCGGCAATAATCGTGAGGTCTTCGTGGCATGCTTGTTCACTCTATACTTTCTGGTCGGACTGGCTTCTTGCTCACAG ggAGGGTTTTACTTTTTCCACTTATTGGATCGATACGCGGCCGGATACTCGATGCTGTTCGCCGTTCTGGCAGAAACAATTGCGGTCAGCTGGATCTATGGAACGGACCGATTTTGTGCCGATATCAAAGACATGATCGGCTTCCGACCGGGCATCTACTGGCGAGTATGCTGGAAATTTGTAGCACCATTGTTTCTTATG ttTATTATCGTCTATGGTCTAATGGGTTATGAACCACTATCGTATGAGGGCTACGTTTATCCAGTTTGGGCAAATATATTAGGTTGGCTGATCGCATGTTCTTCTATCATCATGATCCCAGGTATGGCGGTCTACAAAATCAGCAGTACACCCGGATCTTTTGTTCAA AGGTTGAAGATTCTGACGACACCATGGCGGGACACGCAGCATCAGAGAAACGATCTATCCTCGGTGGCGAACGGCGCGATTCGTCGAAGTTTCCTGGCCGAGCAAGACTTCGAAATCACCAAGGATCACGCGTTAACTAAGGAACAGACGGAGGTAATGATTCAATCTAGAGGGGGCGTCAAGGGGAACGATCCGCCCCCCGAGCCAGTCTAG